The Starkeya sp. ORNL1 DNA window GGAGCCGGTGACGCTGTCGAGCGTGGACGGCGTGCTCGAAGTCACGCTCACCGCGCATCAGGGTGAGGTCACGCTCGACACTGCGGCAGCTCCGGTCAAGAACGCGCTGCTGTTCGGCTACCGGCTCACTCGCGGCAAGGCCTCGAACGGCGAGAGCGCCGCGAGCAACAGCTACCCGGCGCCCACGCTCCAGGTGTTTCCGGGCGAGCGGCTCGTGGTCCACCTCGAGAACGGCCTGTCGGGGCTGACCATCCGCGACTTCTATGATCCTCGATACGTGACGGCCGGCAACGAAGTGCCGGTTGCCCCCGAGCAACTCGCGGAGTCGCCGCTCAATCTCCACACCCACGGCCTGCACGTCAGCCCGAAGGGCAATTCGGACAATGTGCTCATCCACATGCCGACCGGCACGGCGAACACCTATGTCTATGACGTGCCTACCAACATGCCGCACGGGGCCTACTGGTATCATCCGCATCTGCATACGCTGACGGCGGCGCACGTCTATTTCGGCCTCGCCGGCCTGCTCTCCATCGGACGGCCCGACGGCAATCTTCCCATCGTCACGCAGAAGGCCATCCCGATCCGGAACATGGCACTGCAGTACAATTTCGTCTTCGATCGCCAGGGCCCGAACCCGCAGTTCAACAATGCCAACTGGCCGCAATTCGTCAGCACCCAGAAGCCCCCGGCGGCCGGCGAGTTGGCGAACGGCACCTATCGTCCGGTCCTTGCTCCGGTGAATTTCCCGCAGTCCCAAATGGGCTCCCGCTTCCCGACGGTGTGGTACGAGGGCCCGCTGTCGATCCAGAACATGCGCGGGCGCTTCCAGTTCATACCGAGCAATCTCCAGGCGTTTACGGCCGCCGCCGGGCCGGCGGGCAACCTCCCGGCCAACCCGTCGCTTCCCGATCGCCTCCGCGACATCCAGTTCACGGTGAATGGCCAGTTCCAGCCGACCCTTCGCAGCAAGCCGGGGCAGACCGAGATCTGGGTGCTCTCCAACATAAGCGACATGGCCTACATCACCGTCCAGCTCACCGAGACGGCGACCGGGCGGCATCCGAAGCTCGCGATCGTCGGGCAGGACGGCAACCCCAGTCCCCTGGTCCGCTACCCCACCGAGGAGAACGGCACCCGGCTGGTCATCCCGCCGGCCTCGCGGTTCGCGATTGCGGTGACCATGCCCGCCGAAGGCGACCTGATCCTCGAAATGCCGGAGCGGGGCGGCGGCGCGCGCACGGAGAATGCGCCGGGCATCCTCTACACCAACAACGGCACCGAGAATCCGCCGGCGGTGCTCGGCGCGCTCAGCGTGCTGCCATCGGCCGTAAGCTATTATGACGGCTTCTTCTTCTTTCCGACCCAGCTGCTGGCACGGGCGGTGGTGGAGCAGGGCAAAGGCGAGACGACGGCGTTCACCGAGGGACAGCCGCTCGGCGCCTTCACCTCGTTCGACGATCTGTCCAAGCTCACGCCCGACCTGACGCGGCACATCCTCATCAATGGCGGCTTCCTCAACAACCTCGCCAGCAAGGCGGATCCGAAGACCTTCATCTACGCCTTCGACAGCGGCGCCTTCCCGAACGTTCCGATTATCCAGCCCCGCCTCAATTCGGTGGAGGAGTGGGTGTTTCGCAACGAGAACAATGACGAGCACCCCATCCATATTCACGTGAACGACTTCCAGATAACCGGCGTCTCCGATCCGACCATCGGCCTGACGCTCGGGGCGGTGATGCAGGGCATCGACAACGCCAATGTGCCGGCTCCCAATCTCGGGCCGGGGGAGTCGGTGATACAGCCCGGCACGCTGTCGATACGCACCCGGTTCGAAGACTATGCCGGCCTCTTCGTCATGCATTGCCACCGCCTCAACCACGAGGACAACGGCCTCATGGCGCTGGTCAACGTCATCCCGGCCGTATCGTCCTACGCGGTGGCGGTCCCCGGCGCTTCGGGCCGTCCTGCGATGGTCAGGATCATGGACGGCGACAAACTGATCGCGAAG harbors:
- a CDS encoding multicopper oxidase domain-containing protein, yielding MVARAILAAIAVASSGGGVALAQTGAYTPPAFREPVTLSSVDGVLEVTLTAHQGEVTLDTAAAPVKNALLFGYRLTRGKASNGESAASNSYPAPTLQVFPGERLVVHLENGLSGLTIRDFYDPRYVTAGNEVPVAPEQLAESPLNLHTHGLHVSPKGNSDNVLIHMPTGTANTYVYDVPTNMPHGAYWYHPHLHTLTAAHVYFGLAGLLSIGRPDGNLPIVTQKAIPIRNMALQYNFVFDRQGPNPQFNNANWPQFVSTQKPPAAGELANGTYRPVLAPVNFPQSQMGSRFPTVWYEGPLSIQNMRGRFQFIPSNLQAFTAAAGPAGNLPANPSLPDRLRDIQFTVNGQFQPTLRSKPGQTEIWVLSNISDMAYITVQLTETATGRHPKLAIVGQDGNPSPLVRYPTEENGTRLVIPPASRFAIAVTMPAEGDLILEMPERGGGARTENAPGILYTNNGTENPPAVLGALSVLPSAVSYYDGFFFFPTQLLARAVVEQGKGETTAFTEGQPLGAFTSFDDLSKLTPDLTRHILINGGFLNNLASKADPKTFIYAFDSGAFPNVPIIQPRLNSVEEWVFRNENNDEHPIHIHVNDFQITGVSDPTIGLTLGAVMQGIDNANVPAPNLGPGESVIQPGTLSIRTRFEDYAGLFVMHCHRLNHEDNGLMALVNVIPAVSSYAVAVPGASGRPAMVRIMDGDKLIAKVTPFPGFEGSLSVAMGDVDDDGIYDLVAGAGAGHAPEVVVLSGAAKDGATAFSRELARFTAFDAASKNGISVAAAQIDGVTTGDNIIVGSGPGVPSEVKVFSSKLPSAGTAPAVFSSFSPYPGDRSGVTLNSGFVDFTTGRQSIVTAPGPGAPSSVKVFVFPLLAPLEAATTANHHGTAEPAQPVMTTEFKPFGEGYKGGVSLATGWLAGVLGGAERIVVGQLDGSTVKVFSSGSALDGGPSMYLHSASAHQHASFTEMASFSPFGETTRGVNVAATSTTEGADLLVSPLSGERNATIRRFAFERAGEAATTLTANLVGEIASEGAGSLALGGD